From one Streptomyces chromofuscus genomic stretch:
- the dusB gene encoding tRNA dihydrouridine synthase DusB, whose amino-acid sequence MPTPLQIGPHTVQPPVVLAPMAGITNAPFRTLCRAFAEGESFAGGEAKAGAGGGKGLFVSEMITTRALVERNEKTMQLVHFDASERPRSIQLYGVDPATVGKAVRMIVEEDLADHIDLNFGCPVPKVTRKGGGSALPFKRNLLRAILREAVSGAGELPVTMKMRKGIDDDHITYLDAGRIAVEEGVTAIALHGRTAAQHYGGTADWDAIARLKEHVPEIPVLGNGDIWSAEDAVRMVRRTGCDGVVVGRGCLGRPWLFADLVAAFEGRDQDVARPALREVADVMVRHATLLGEWIGDESRGVIDFRKHVAWYLKGFAVGSEMRKRLAVTSSLEELRAGLDELDLDQPWPAGADGPRGRTSGNNRVVLPDGWLKDPYDCAGVGEDAELDTSGG is encoded by the coding sequence ATGCCCACGCCCCTGCAGATCGGTCCGCACACCGTCCAGCCGCCCGTCGTCCTGGCCCCCATGGCCGGGATCACCAACGCGCCCTTCCGCACCCTGTGCCGGGCATTCGCCGAAGGCGAATCCTTCGCCGGAGGCGAAGCAAAGGCTGGAGCCGGCGGCGGCAAGGGCCTGTTCGTGAGCGAGATGATCACGACCAGGGCGCTGGTCGAGCGCAACGAGAAGACCATGCAGCTGGTCCACTTCGACGCGAGCGAGCGGCCCCGTTCGATCCAGCTCTACGGCGTGGACCCGGCGACCGTCGGCAAGGCCGTCCGCATGATCGTGGAGGAGGACCTCGCCGACCACATCGACCTGAACTTCGGCTGCCCGGTGCCGAAGGTCACCCGCAAGGGCGGCGGCTCCGCGCTGCCGTTCAAGCGGAACCTGCTGCGCGCCATCCTGCGCGAGGCCGTCAGCGGCGCCGGTGAGCTGCCCGTGACGATGAAGATGCGCAAGGGCATCGACGACGACCACATCACCTACCTCGACGCCGGCCGCATCGCCGTCGAGGAGGGCGTCACCGCGATCGCCCTGCACGGCCGTACCGCCGCCCAGCACTACGGCGGCACCGCCGACTGGGACGCCATCGCCCGGCTGAAGGAGCACGTGCCGGAGATCCCGGTGCTCGGCAACGGAGACATCTGGTCGGCCGAGGACGCGGTGCGCATGGTGCGGCGCACCGGCTGCGACGGAGTCGTGGTCGGACGCGGGTGCCTGGGGCGGCCGTGGCTGTTCGCCGACCTCGTGGCCGCGTTCGAGGGGCGCGACCAGGACGTCGCGCGGCCCGCCCTCCGCGAGGTCGCCGACGTCATGGTCCGCCACGCCACCCTGCTCGGCGAGTGGATCGGCGACGAGTCGCGGGGCGTCATCGACTTCCGCAAGCACGTCGCCTGGTACCTGAAGGGCTTCGCTGTCGGCTCGGAGATGCGCAAGCGCCTCGCGGTCACGTCCTCGCTGGAGGAACTGCGCGCCGGGCTCGACGAGCTGGACCTCGACCAGCCCTGGCCCGCCGGCGCCGACGGGCCGCGCGGCCGTACCTCCGGGAACAACCGTGTCGTCCTGCCGGACGGCTGGCTGAAGGACCCCTACGACTGCGCGGGCGTCGGCGAGGACGCCGAGCTGGACACCTCGGGCGGCTGA
- a CDS encoding ROK family protein: MSGRSASQTSAGELLELVRSGRATTRGALQQVTGLSRATVGQRLDRLFRAGWLREGAGGPVDSPLGGRPSITLEFDDEHAVVLAADLDTRHARAAVLSLTGEILAEHSGTLVIEDGPEPVLGELGRWFATLLQKAGHTGDEVCGIGLAVPGPVDTDTGRVVQPPIMPGWDGYDIRGRLARALTEHTGAAPVPVLVDNDANLMAYGEHRAGHPDCSAFVLVKVSTGIGAGVVVGGSVYRGIDGGAGDIGHIRVPEGADALCRCGAYGCLAAVASGGAVARRLAETGVPAASGSDVRELLAAGHPEAVGLAREAGRRVGDVLATVVTLLNPGVLMIAGDLAGTPFLTGVRELLYQRALPRSTARLDVVTSRLGERAALVGAGALVVEYLFAPERVEERLRALGV, translated from the coding sequence ATGTCCGGACGCAGCGCGAGCCAGACCAGCGCTGGTGAACTGCTGGAACTCGTGCGGAGTGGCCGCGCCACCACGCGCGGCGCGCTCCAGCAGGTCACCGGCCTGTCCCGGGCCACCGTCGGGCAGCGCCTCGACCGTCTCTTCCGTGCCGGCTGGTTGCGTGAGGGGGCCGGCGGCCCGGTGGACTCCCCGCTCGGCGGCCGTCCTTCCATCACCCTGGAGTTCGACGACGAACACGCGGTCGTCCTCGCCGCCGACCTGGACACCCGGCACGCCCGGGCGGCCGTCCTCTCCCTGACCGGCGAGATCCTCGCCGAGCACAGCGGCACGCTGGTCATCGAGGACGGACCGGAGCCGGTGCTCGGCGAACTCGGCCGCTGGTTCGCCACGTTGCTGCAGAAGGCCGGCCACACCGGCGACGAGGTCTGCGGCATCGGCCTCGCGGTGCCCGGCCCGGTCGACACGGACACCGGCCGGGTCGTCCAGCCCCCGATCATGCCCGGCTGGGACGGCTACGACATACGCGGGCGGCTGGCCCGGGCGCTCACCGAGCACACCGGCGCCGCGCCCGTCCCCGTCCTGGTCGACAACGACGCCAACCTGATGGCATACGGCGAACACCGCGCCGGTCACCCCGACTGCTCGGCCTTCGTCCTCGTCAAGGTCTCCACCGGCATCGGCGCGGGCGTCGTCGTCGGGGGCTCGGTCTACCGGGGCATCGACGGCGGGGCCGGCGACATCGGCCACATCCGGGTGCCCGAGGGCGCCGACGCGCTGTGCCGGTGCGGTGCGTACGGCTGCCTGGCCGCCGTCGCCAGCGGGGGCGCCGTGGCCCGGCGGCTGGCCGAGACCGGGGTGCCGGCGGCGTCCGGCTCGGACGTACGGGAGCTGCTGGCGGCCGGGCATCCGGAGGCGGTGGGTCTGGCGCGGGAGGCCGGGCGCCGGGTGGGGGACGTGCTGGCGACCGTCGTGACGCTGCTCAACCCCGGCGTGCTGATGATCGCCGGAGATCTGGCCGGAACACCCTTCCTGACCGGCGTCCGGGAACTGCTCTACCAGCGTGCGCTGCCGCGCTCCACGGCGCGGCTGGACGTCGTCACCTCACGGCTCGGGGAGCGGGCCGCGCTGGTGGGGGCCGGTGCGCTGGTCGTGGAGTACCTGTTCGCGCCGGAGCGGGTGGAGGAGCGGCTGCGCGCGCTGGGTGTGTGA
- a CDS encoding MGH1-like glycoside hydrolase domain-containing protein has product MDRTAQLTHRPAPRATAYDPGPAAESPHLRAERVLAANWTGTSTVPSRGLYPHQWSWDSAFIAIGLRHVSPLRAQTELETLLAAQWGDGRIPHIVFNPSVPLDAYFPSPDFWRSSTAGRAAGAPRTVQTSGIVQPPVHALAAWLVHCADPGLSRARGFLAGVYPRLAAWHRYLLHRRDLGGAGLASVVHPWEQGMDNSPCWDAPLARVTPAPARSFRRADLDHGAPEDRPTDLDYGRYVRLAADYRDRGYRDGRHEERGAGPGEDQDTGPGGRRGAAPSGGQGAAPDGKRGPGPDGGHGVGVGDFAAEDPAFNALLIASEHALARIARELGATGTARHARAERLTRVLVERLWDPARGMFLCRDLRGGGPIPERCVSGLVPLLLPALPHDIAAALVRTLGGPHFGARLVPSYDLRGEAFDPHRYWRGPAWFNTGWLLERGLRTHGATERADALRDAMIDTADASGFAEYVDPHTGEARGATGFGWTAALTLDLLAAKGADGAKGGDRG; this is encoded by the coding sequence GTGGATCGCACTGCCCAACTCACCCATCGTCCGGCACCCCGCGCGACCGCATACGATCCGGGCCCGGCGGCGGAGTCACCGCACCTCAGGGCCGAGCGGGTGCTGGCGGCCAACTGGACCGGAACGTCGACCGTGCCCTCGCGCGGGCTGTACCCCCACCAGTGGTCCTGGGACTCGGCGTTCATCGCGATCGGGCTGCGGCACGTGTCGCCGTTACGGGCCCAGACGGAGCTGGAGACGCTGCTCGCCGCGCAGTGGGGCGACGGGCGCATCCCGCACATCGTCTTCAACCCCTCCGTTCCGCTCGACGCGTACTTCCCGAGCCCCGACTTCTGGCGCTCCTCGACCGCGGGGCGCGCTGCGGGCGCCCCGCGCACCGTACAGACGTCCGGCATCGTGCAGCCACCGGTGCACGCGCTGGCGGCGTGGCTGGTGCACTGCGCCGACCCGGGGCTGTCGCGGGCGCGCGGCTTCCTCGCGGGTGTGTACCCGCGACTGGCGGCCTGGCACCGCTATCTGCTGCACCGGCGTGACCTGGGCGGCGCAGGGCTCGCGTCCGTGGTGCACCCCTGGGAGCAGGGCATGGACAACAGCCCCTGCTGGGACGCCCCGCTGGCCCGCGTCACCCCGGCCCCGGCCCGCTCCTTCCGCCGCGCCGACCTCGACCACGGCGCACCCGAGGACCGGCCGACGGACCTGGACTACGGACGGTACGTGCGACTGGCGGCGGACTACCGGGACCGCGGTTACCGGGACGGGCGGCACGAGGAGCGGGGCGCCGGGCCGGGCGAGGATCAGGACACCGGACCAGGTGGACGGCGGGGCGCCGCGCCGAGCGGAGGGCAGGGTGCCGCGCCGGATGGGAAGCGAGGCCCCGGGCCGGACGGGGGGCACGGCGTCGGGGTGGGGGACTTCGCGGCGGAGGATCCGGCGTTCAACGCGCTGCTGATCGCCTCGGAGCACGCGCTGGCGCGGATCGCGCGGGAGTTGGGCGCGACGGGCACGGCCCGGCACGCGCGGGCGGAGCGGCTGACGAGGGTCCTGGTCGAGCGGTTGTGGGATCCGGCGCGGGGGATGTTCCTCTGCCGGGACCTGCGCGGCGGCGGGCCGATCCCCGAGCGCTGCGTCTCCGGCCTGGTCCCCCTGCTCCTGCCGGCCCTTCCCCACGACATCGCCGCTGCCCTCGTGCGCACCCTGGGCGGCCCGCACTTCGGCGCCCGGCTCGTGCCCAGCTACGACCTCCGCGGCGAGGCCTTCGACCCGCACCGGTACTGGCGCGGGCCCGCGTGGTTCAACACCGGCTGGCTGCTGGAGCGAGGGCTCAGGACGCACGGCGCGACCGAGCGGGCCGACGCCCTGCGCGACGCGATGATCGACACCGCCGACGCGTCCGGGTTCGCGGAGTACGTGGACCCGCACACCGGCGAGGCCCGCGGCGCGACCGGCTTCGGCTGGACCGCCGCGCTCACGCTCGACCTACTGGCGGCCAAGGGCGCCGACGGAGCCAAGGGAGGGGACCGGGGATGA
- a CDS encoding amylo-alpha-1,6-glucosidase: MTDRHHLLVHGGTFAAVGNGGDISGVRGSTAPDGLFVRDARHLSRWQLTVDGAVPEALSPVADGDTARCVLVPRGGRQEPCAYAVFREQAVGDSSFVELLRVTSNRPVPVTVRLALTVDADFTDQFELRSDHRTYAKTGAVRSRRVVDDGVEFTYQRGGWRSRTTVTADPAPDAVEETGTGARRLVWALDLQPHGTAELTLRVIARPHGEQRALRVPRSPAAVNEQLLAMEGGFVEGVAFPTGWPELAAACARGLADLAALQVPATGPDGEELRVPAAGAPWFLTLLGRDALLTSLFALPYRPQLAAATLPALAAAQATGTDPGAVAQPGKIVHEVRHGELAHFGQVPYGRYYGSVDATPLFLVLLGAYTEGTADTRLARRLEPHARAAVGWMLDHGGLTSRGYLVYRADRGGLANQNWKDSPGAICCADGTRPSGPVMAAGAQGYAYDALRRTAWLARTVWDDETYAALLEQAAGDLRDRFQRDFWMPDRSFPALALDGDGRQVDALASDAGHLLWSGLLDKEYGEVVGRRLVEPDFFSGWGVRTLAAGQGAYHPLSYHRGSVWPHDNALIALGLARYGLHDEARTVAHALVDAATAAGHRLPEVLAGYGRDTHAEPVPYPHACVRESRSAATPLALLTAVGGA; this comes from the coding sequence ATGACGGACCGGCATCATCTGCTCGTGCACGGCGGGACGTTCGCCGCCGTCGGCAACGGCGGGGACATCAGCGGCGTGCGGGGCAGCACCGCACCGGACGGCCTCTTCGTCCGGGACGCCCGGCATCTGAGCCGCTGGCAGCTCACCGTCGACGGGGCCGTGCCCGAGGCCCTCAGTCCCGTCGCCGACGGGGACACCGCCCGCTGCGTCCTCGTCCCGCGCGGCGGTCGGCAGGAGCCCTGCGCGTACGCGGTCTTCCGGGAGCAGGCCGTCGGGGACAGCTCGTTCGTCGAGCTGCTGCGCGTCACCAGCAACCGCCCGGTGCCGGTCACGGTCCGCCTCGCGCTGACCGTCGACGCCGACTTCACCGACCAGTTCGAGCTGCGCTCGGACCACCGCACGTACGCCAAGACCGGCGCCGTGCGCTCCCGCCGGGTCGTCGACGACGGCGTGGAGTTCACGTACCAGCGCGGTGGGTGGCGGTCCCGTACGACCGTGACCGCCGATCCCGCCCCGGACGCCGTGGAGGAGACCGGGACCGGCGCCCGGCGCCTCGTGTGGGCCCTCGATCTCCAGCCGCACGGCACCGCAGAACTGACCCTGCGGGTCATCGCCCGCCCGCACGGCGAGCAGCGGGCGCTGCGCGTGCCCCGCTCCCCCGCCGCCGTCAACGAGCAGCTCCTCGCCATGGAGGGCGGGTTCGTCGAGGGCGTCGCCTTCCCGACGGGCTGGCCGGAGCTGGCGGCGGCCTGTGCGCGCGGCCTCGCCGACCTGGCCGCGCTGCAGGTCCCGGCCACCGGGCCGGACGGGGAGGAGCTGCGCGTCCCGGCCGCCGGAGCGCCCTGGTTCCTCACCCTGCTGGGCCGCGACGCGCTCCTGACCTCGCTGTTCGCCCTCCCCTACCGCCCGCAGCTGGCCGCCGCCACCCTCCCCGCCCTCGCCGCCGCCCAGGCGACGGGGACGGACCCCGGTGCGGTCGCCCAGCCCGGCAAGATCGTGCACGAGGTGCGGCACGGCGAGCTGGCGCACTTCGGGCAGGTGCCGTACGGGCGGTATTACGGCTCGGTGGACGCGACCCCGCTGTTCCTGGTGCTTCTCGGGGCGTACACCGAGGGGACGGCCGACACCCGCCTGGCCCGCCGGCTGGAGCCGCACGCCCGGGCGGCCGTCGGCTGGATGCTGGACCACGGCGGGCTGACCTCCCGCGGCTACCTCGTCTACCGCGCCGACCGGGGCGGCCTCGCCAACCAGAACTGGAAGGACTCCCCGGGCGCCATCTGCTGCGCCGACGGCACCCGCCCGAGCGGCCCGGTGATGGCGGCGGGCGCGCAGGGGTACGCGTACGACGCGCTGCGCCGCACGGCGTGGCTGGCCCGCACGGTGTGGGACGACGAGACGTACGCGGCGCTGCTGGAGCAGGCGGCCGGTGACCTCCGCGACCGTTTCCAGCGGGACTTCTGGATGCCGGACCGGTCCTTCCCCGCGCTCGCGCTGGACGGCGACGGACGCCAGGTGGACGCGCTGGCCTCGGACGCCGGGCACCTGCTGTGGTCGGGGCTGCTCGACAAGGAGTACGGCGAGGTCGTCGGCCGGCGGCTGGTCGAACCCGACTTCTTCTCCGGCTGGGGGGTGCGCACGCTGGCGGCCGGGCAGGGGGCGTACCACCCGCTGTCGTACCACCGCGGCTCGGTGTGGCCGCACGACAACGCGCTGATCGCGCTGGGGCTCGCGCGCTACGGCCTGCACGACGAGGCCCGCACGGTGGCCCACGCGCTGGTCGACGCGGCGACCGCGGCCGGGCACCGGCTGCCGGAGGTGCTCGCCGGCTACGGCCGGGACACGCACGCCGAGCCGGTGCCGTATCCGCACGCGTGTGTGCGGGAGTCGCGGTCGGCGGCGACGCCCCTGGCGTTGCTGACGGCGGTCGGCGGCGCGTGA
- the ppdK gene encoding pyruvate, phosphate dikinase — MSENKDPQVAESGKSVEGVKFVYDFTEGNKDLKDLLGGKGANLAEMTNLGLPVPPGFTITTEACKVYLDSGEEPAALRDEVSAHLDALEQKMGKKLGQADNPLLVSVRSGAKFSMPGMMDTVLNIGLSDKSVQGLAKQAGDERFAWDSYRRLIQMFGKTVLGVDGDLFEEALEKAKEAKKVTVDTELEAADLKKLVTSFKKIVKKEAGRDFPQDPREQMDLAIKAVFDSWNGDRAKLYRRQERIPHDLGTAVNVCSMVFGNLGPDSGTGVAFTRDPASGHQGVYGDYLQNAQGEDVVAGIRNTVPLAELEQIDKKSYDQLMQIMETLENHYKDLCDIEFTIERGQLWMLQTRVGKRTAGAAFRIATQLVDQGLIDEAEALQRVNGAQLAQLMFPRFDESAKVEQVGRGIAASPGAAVGKAVFDSYTAVKWSRSGEKVILIRRETNPDDLDGMIAAEGILTSRGGKTSHAAVVARGMGKTCVCGAEELEVDTKRRRMTVPGGHVVEEGDLISIDGSTGKVYLGEVPVVPSPVVEYFEGRMHAGADDADELVEAVHRIMAFADRKRRLRVRANADNAEDALRARRFGAQGIGLCRTEHMFLGDRRELVERLILADTQTEREESLKELLPLQKQDFVELFEAMDGLPVTVRLLDPPLHEFLPDITELSVRVALAESRQEPHENELRLLQAVHRLHEQNPMLGLRGVRLGLVIPGLFTMQVRAIAEAAAERKAAKGDPRAEIMIPLVGTVQELEIVRDEADQVIAEVEAASGTKLKLAIGTMIELPRAALTAGQIAEAAEFFSFGTNDLTQTVWGFSRDDVEASFFTAYLEKGIFGVSPFETIDKDGVGSLVAAAAKAGRETRPDLKLGVCGEHGGDPESVHFFHEVGLDYVSCSPFRIPVARLEAGRAASQSVGSDHR, encoded by the coding sequence GTGTCGGAAAACAAAGATCCCCAGGTAGCCGAATCCGGCAAGAGCGTTGAGGGCGTGAAGTTCGTTTACGACTTCACCGAGGGCAACAAGGACCTCAAGGACCTCCTCGGCGGCAAGGGCGCGAACCTCGCCGAGATGACCAACCTGGGTCTTCCCGTCCCTCCGGGCTTCACCATCACCACCGAGGCCTGCAAGGTCTACCTCGACAGCGGCGAGGAGCCCGCGGCACTGCGTGACGAGGTGAGTGCGCACCTCGACGCGCTGGAGCAGAAGATGGGCAAGAAGCTCGGACAGGCCGACAATCCCCTCCTCGTGTCGGTCCGCTCGGGCGCCAAGTTCTCCATGCCCGGCATGATGGACACCGTCCTCAACATCGGCCTGTCCGACAAGTCGGTGCAGGGCCTGGCCAAGCAGGCCGGCGACGAGCGGTTCGCCTGGGACTCCTACCGCCGCCTCATCCAGATGTTCGGCAAGACCGTCCTCGGCGTCGACGGCGACCTCTTCGAGGAGGCGCTGGAGAAGGCCAAGGAGGCCAAGAAGGTCACGGTCGACACCGAGCTGGAGGCCGCGGACCTGAAGAAGCTCGTCACCTCCTTCAAGAAGATCGTCAAGAAGGAGGCCGGCCGGGACTTCCCGCAGGACCCGCGCGAGCAGATGGACCTCGCCATCAAGGCCGTGTTCGACTCCTGGAACGGCGACCGGGCCAAGCTCTACCGCCGCCAGGAGCGCATTCCGCACGACCTCGGCACGGCCGTCAACGTCTGCTCGATGGTCTTCGGCAACCTGGGCCCCGACTCCGGCACCGGCGTCGCCTTCACCCGCGACCCCGCCTCCGGCCACCAGGGCGTCTACGGCGACTACCTGCAGAACGCCCAGGGCGAGGACGTCGTGGCGGGCATCCGCAACACCGTCCCGCTCGCGGAGCTGGAGCAGATCGACAAGAAGTCGTACGACCAGCTGATGCAGATCATGGAGACGCTGGAGAACCACTACAAGGACCTGTGCGACATCGAGTTCACGATCGAGCGCGGCCAGCTGTGGATGCTCCAGACGCGCGTCGGCAAGCGCACCGCGGGCGCCGCCTTCCGCATCGCGACCCAGCTGGTGGACCAGGGCCTGATCGACGAGGCCGAGGCCCTGCAGCGGGTGAACGGCGCCCAGCTCGCCCAGCTGATGTTCCCCCGCTTCGACGAGAGCGCCAAGGTCGAGCAGGTCGGCCGGGGCATCGCGGCGTCCCCGGGCGCGGCGGTCGGCAAGGCGGTCTTCGACTCCTACACCGCGGTGAAGTGGTCGCGCTCCGGCGAGAAGGTCATCCTGATCCGCCGTGAGACCAACCCCGACGACCTGGACGGCATGATCGCGGCCGAGGGCATCCTGACCTCGCGCGGCGGCAAGACCTCCCACGCGGCCGTGGTCGCGCGCGGCATGGGCAAGACCTGTGTCTGCGGCGCGGAGGAGCTGGAGGTCGACACCAAGCGCCGCCGGATGACGGTGCCGGGCGGCCACGTGGTGGAGGAGGGCGACCTCATCTCCATCGACGGCTCGACGGGCAAGGTGTACCTGGGCGAGGTGCCGGTGGTCCCGTCCCCGGTCGTGGAGTACTTCGAGGGCCGGATGCACGCGGGCGCCGACGACGCCGACGAGCTGGTCGAGGCGGTGCACCGCATCATGGCGTTCGCCGACCGCAAGCGCCGGCTGCGGGTGCGGGCCAACGCGGACAACGCCGAGGACGCGCTGCGGGCCCGCCGGTTCGGCGCGCAGGGGATCGGCCTGTGCCGTACCGAGCACATGTTCCTCGGCGACCGCCGCGAGCTGGTGGAGCGCCTGATCCTGGCGGACACGCAGACCGAGCGCGAGGAGTCGCTCAAGGAGCTGCTGCCGCTGCAGAAGCAGGACTTCGTGGAGCTCTTCGAGGCGATGGACGGCCTGCCGGTCACCGTCCGGCTGCTGGACCCGCCGCTGCACGAGTTCCTCCCCGACATCACCGAGCTGTCGGTCCGCGTCGCCCTGGCGGAGTCCCGCCAGGAGCCGCACGAGAACGAACTGCGGCTGCTCCAGGCGGTCCACCGCCTGCACGAGCAGAACCCGATGCTGGGGCTGCGCGGTGTCCGGCTGGGTCTCGTCATCCCCGGCCTGTTCACGATGCAGGTCCGGGCGATCGCCGAGGCCGCGGCCGAGCGCAAGGCCGCGAAGGGCGACCCCCGCGCCGAGATCATGATTCCGCTGGTCGGCACCGTCCAGGAGCTGGAGATCGTGCGCGACGAGGCCGACCAGGTCATCGCGGAGGTCGAGGCGGCGAGCGGGACGAAGCTGAAGCTGGCGATCGGCACCATGATCGAGCTGCCGCGCGCCGCGCTGACCGCCGGTCAGATCGCCGAGGCGGCCGAGTTCTTCTCCTTCGGCACCAACGACCTGACGCAGACGGTGTGGGGCTTCAGCCGGGACGACGTGGAGGCCTCGTTCTTCACGGCGTACCTGGAGAAGGGCATCTTCGGCGTGTCGCCGTTCGAGACGATCGACAAGGACGGCGTGGGCTCGCTGGTCGCCGCCGCCGCGAAGGCCGGCCGCGAGACCCGTCCCGACCTGAAGCTCGGCGTCTGCGGCGAGCACGGCGGTGACCCGGAGTCCGTCCACTTCTTCCACGAGGTGGGGCTGGACTACGTCTCCTGCTCGCCGTTCCGGATCCCGGTGGCGCGGCTGGAGGCGGGCCGCGCGGCGTCGCAGTCGGTGGGCAGCGACCACCGCTGA
- a CDS encoding alkaline phosphatase family protein encodes MAVFTRPSRPANDDAPDTARPEPVAPEGRLRRLRTVHPTAARVLRRTATALSAALVLMALLLPNTLHTVTPGKFARLPVEGIIGAAVLLALPRRPRLVAAVVAGLGLAALTVLNLLDMGFHEYLGRGFNLVLDWGLLDDAQAYTEDAMGGAGATALAVGAVALAVALFAVMTLATVRLSDVLVRHRTVAARSTLAAAVVWTLSSALGIQVAGLPVASDHAAALLQGQARRVQSTLRDEAAFEREARQDAFGRTPGEQLVPDLRGKDVLFTFIESYGRSAIEDPRISPGVRRTLDAGTKSLAEAGFAAKSGWLTSATYGGSSWLGHSTFLSGLWVDSQQRYTTVTSGDHLTLTKAFQKTGDWRTVGIMPGVQKAWPEAGFYGLDNVYNAFELGYRGPKFSWSTMPDQYALEAFQRLEHGRKRDKPLMAEIILTSSHQPWSPLPRMVGWEDLGDGSLFGPIQRAGTNPAAVVADGTRSKEEYGKSVQYSVTSLTQWLERYGTEDTVLVFLGDHQPIARVSGHRAVRDVPVTVVAKDPKVLDAIAGWGWTDGLRPARDAPVWRMSDFRDRFLTAYGSTPSGGRG; translated from the coding sequence GTGGCTGTCTTCACGCGTCCATCGCGGCCGGCGAACGATGACGCACCGGACACCGCGCGGCCCGAGCCGGTCGCGCCCGAGGGCCGTCTCCGGCGCCTGCGCACCGTCCACCCCACCGCCGCCCGCGTCCTGCGCCGCACCGCCACCGCCCTCAGCGCGGCGCTGGTCCTGATGGCGCTGCTCCTGCCCAACACCCTCCACACCGTCACCCCGGGCAAGTTCGCCCGGCTGCCGGTGGAGGGGATCATCGGGGCCGCGGTGCTGCTCGCGCTGCCACGCCGCCCCCGGCTGGTGGCGGCCGTCGTCGCCGGGCTCGGGCTCGCCGCGCTGACGGTGCTGAACCTGCTCGACATGGGCTTCCACGAGTACCTGGGCCGCGGTTTCAACCTCGTCCTCGACTGGGGCCTGCTGGACGACGCCCAGGCGTACACCGAGGACGCGATGGGCGGGGCGGGTGCGACCGCGCTCGCGGTCGGGGCCGTCGCCCTGGCCGTGGCGCTGTTCGCGGTGATGACGCTCGCCACGGTGCGGCTGAGCGACGTCCTGGTGCGGCATCGCACGGTCGCCGCCCGTTCGACGCTCGCCGCCGCCGTCGTGTGGACGCTGTCGTCCGCCCTGGGCATCCAGGTGGCGGGGCTGCCGGTCGCGTCCGACCACGCGGCAGCGCTGCTTCAGGGGCAGGCGCGGCGGGTGCAGTCGACGTTGCGGGACGAGGCGGCGTTCGAACGGGAGGCGAGGCAGGACGCCTTCGGCCGCACGCCCGGCGAGCAGCTCGTCCCGGACCTGCGCGGCAAGGACGTCCTCTTCACGTTCATCGAGAGCTACGGCCGCAGCGCCATCGAGGACCCGCGGATCTCACCCGGTGTCCGCCGGACCCTCGACGCCGGCACGAAGTCCCTCGCCGAGGCGGGCTTCGCCGCGAAGAGCGGCTGGCTGACCTCGGCGACCTACGGCGGCAGCAGCTGGCTCGGCCACTCCACGTTCCTGTCCGGTCTGTGGGTCGACAGCCAGCAGCGCTACACGACCGTCACCTCCGGCGACCACCTCACGCTGACCAAGGCGTTCCAGAAGACGGGCGACTGGCGGACGGTCGGGATCATGCCGGGTGTGCAGAAGGCCTGGCCGGAGGCGGGCTTCTACGGGCTGGACAACGTGTACAACGCCTTCGAACTCGGCTACCGCGGGCCGAAGTTCAGCTGGTCGACCATGCCGGACCAGTACGCGCTGGAGGCGTTCCAGCGGTTGGAGCACGGCAGGAAACGCGACAAGCCGCTGATGGCGGAGATCATCCTGACCTCCAGCCACCAGCCCTGGTCGCCGCTGCCGCGGATGGTCGGCTGGGAGGACCTCGGCGACGGCTCGCTGTTCGGACCGATCCAGCGGGCGGGCACGAACCCGGCGGCCGTGGTCGCCGACGGAACCCGCTCCAAGGAGGAGTACGGCAAGTCCGTCCAGTACTCCGTCACCAGCCTCACCCAGTGGCTGGAGCGGTACGGCACCGAGGACACCGTCCTGGTCTTCCTCGGCGACCACCAGCCCATCGCCCGGGTCAGCGGGCACCGGGCCGTCCGGGACGTGCCGGTGACGGTCGTCGCCAAGGACCCGAAGGTGCTGGACGCGATCGCGGGCTGGGGCTGGACGGACGGGCTGCGGCCCGCGCGGGACGCGCCGGTGTGGCGGATGAGCGACTTCCGGGACCGCTTCCTGACGGCGTACGGCTCGACCCCGTCGGGCGGAAGGGGCTGA